A stretch of Macrobrachium rosenbergii isolate ZJJX-2024 chromosome 12, ASM4041242v1, whole genome shotgun sequence DNA encodes these proteins:
- the LOC136844097 gene encoding uncharacterized protein → METRNLHSKIIVRPNPREEFTTTPKDRATMDFVKASNDAHKVVQAYRFKDKSLNSFRSYFSLYLIVTAQQTSPSVPFDTRVDLENLLMQMGHDSEIDVASNEMILRELIVLKLPKEVEDFMFNLYKTMYFSVNQIKEGLQHILNYMDRDIEGNSHKGSQKASCHNYSVALPTATVTVKSEDGQFIPVRCLFDSGSQHSFIHKELANKLGIRIVTTVDMILNSFDSMGNSKNYEIVNPVVSLGNRKMRVSMIVVENMPELIVTPGLCETMRDLDRRGYRLADKDIRSDRIDNIQMFIGSDFLGRYLSGMRQVNNVDLFESPGGYLVYGLIPHKGIGHIHCNSAFVARVSVESGEIAPLLAEPRTLNPAVIDDTLPVHKLWDLDVVGIIPSQVSPSDVKTISKYETTVLYSNGRYWVELPFKHNHPFLPTNYNIALAQMYNQVKRFQRQPELLKCYDSIIKEQLNLDFIEEVENPVVSPNTHYLPHHAVSKDSSTTPLRVVYNCSARVNQSSASLNDCLMTGPSLTEKLFDLLVRFRMNKFACIADIEKAFLQIGLQPHHRDFTRFLWLENPFDQDSTVKTYRFKSVLFGATCSPFLLQMTLQYRFQISSSPYSDVFLSSFYVDNFQYTTGDEQELVKLYDVANDTHYPRISAFLRKELNSLEQDKLTFIKDIGLYYDEYTGLVHSRGRLHHSNLDQNTKFPILIPLKSHLTSLLIDYAHEKCLHGGVKDTLSYLRRQYWIPKVISTIKKFLRHCVICKRVGGSRFDYPGPPPLPAVRVQFIRPFAHTGIDFSGPITITETDDGKPHKYYIVLFTCTASRLVHLELASNMSASMFINIVRRFCAIYSAPVSVISDNGSNFLVSAKVFSELLIERDVKEYMAVNRIQWKFIAPRAP, encoded by the exons ATGGAGACGAGGAACCttcattcaaaaataattgtTCGACCCAATCCTCGAGAAGAATTCACTACTACTCCGAAGGATCGAGCAACCATGGACTTCGTGAAGGCCAGCAACGAC GCGCATAAAGTTGTTCAGGCTTATAGATTTAAGGATAAGAGTTTGAATTCTTTTCGCAGTTATTTTAGCCTGTATCTTATAGTCACAGCACAACAAACTTCCCCATCAGTACCTTTCGATACGAGA gttgaTTTGGAGAATTTACTCATGCAAATGGGTCATGATTCTGAGATTGATGTGGCCTCAAATGAGATGATATTGAGGGAACTTATTGTGCTAAAACTGCCCAAGGAGGTAGAAGATTTCATGTTTAATCTTTATAAAACCATGTACTTTAGTGTAAATCAGATAAAGGAAGGTCTCCAACACATATTGAATTATATGGATCGTGATATTGAAGGGAACTCTCACAAGGGTTCACAAAAA GCTTCTTGTCATAATTATAGTGTAGCTCTTCCTACTGCAACAGTAACCGTCAAATCAGAAGATGGCCAGTTCATACCAGTTAGATGTCTTTTTGATAGTGGAAGTCAGCATTCCTTCATTCATAAAGAATTGGCCAATAAGTTAGGCATCAGAATAGTCACTACTGTAGATATGATTTTGAATAGCTTTGATAGTATGGGAAATTCCAAGAATTATGAGATTGTTAACCCTGTAGTTTCATTGGGTAATAGGAAAATGAGAGTATCAATGATCGTTGTGGAAAATATGCCAGAACTAATAGTAACTCCTGGTCTTTGTGAGACTATGAGAGATCTTGATAGGAGAGGTTATCGTCTTGCAGATAAGGATATAAGGTCAGATAGGATTGACAACATCCAAATGTTCATAGGTTCAGATTTCCTGGGGAGATATTTATCAGGTATGAGGCAAGTGAATAATGTTGATTTATTTGAATCCCCGGGTGGATATTTAGTTTATGGTCTCATTCCACATAAAGGTATTGGCCATATCCATTGTAACAGTGCATTTGTTGCTAGAGTGAGTGTTGAGTCAGGAGAAATTGCTCCATTGTTGGCTGAACCTCGCACATTAAACCCTGCCGTGATTGATGATACTCTTCCGGTACATAAATTATGGGACCTTGACGTAGTCGGGATAATTCCTTCACAAGTTTCACCAAGTGATGTAAAAACTATTTCTAAGTATGAAACCACAGTTTTGTATAGCAATGGAAGATACTGGGTGGAATTGCCATTCAAGCATAATCATCCTTTTCTCCCAACTAATTACAATATAGCATTAGCTCAAATGTACAATCAAGTAAAAAGGTTTCAACGTCAACCAGAGCTTTTGAAATGTTATGATAGCATAATCAAAGAGCAgttaaatttagattttattgaaGAAGTTGAAAATCCAGTAGTAAGTCCCAACACCCACTATCTTCCACATCATGCAGTCAGCAAGGACTCATCCACTACACCCCTTAGAGTGGTGTATAATTGTAGTGCAAGAGTCAATCAGTCCTCTGCATCATTGAATGATTGTCTCATGACTGGTCCTTCATTAACAGAGAAATTATTTGATTTGTTAGTGAggtttagaatgaataaatttgcCTGCATAGCTGATATTGAGAAGGCCTTTCTGCAGATTGGATTACAACCTCATCACAGAGACTTTACCAGATTTTTGTGGTTAGAAAACCCATTTGATCAAGACAGTACAGTAAAGACATACAGGTTTAAATCAGTTCTCTTTGGTGCTACTTGCAGCCCCTTTTTACTGCAGATGACCTTACAGTATCGTTTCCAGATATCGTCTTCACCTTATTCAGATGTTTTCTTATCTAGtttctatgtagataattttcAATATACTACTGGTGATGAGCAAGAGTTAGTTAAGTTATATGACGTGGCCAATG ATACTCATTATCCCAGAATTTCTGCCTTCCTTAGGAAGGAATTGAACAGTCTTGAACAAGATAAACTGACATTTATTAAAGATATAGGTCTTTATTATGATGAGTATACTGGTCTGGTCCATAGTCGTGGTAGACTACACCATTCTAATTTAgatcaaaataccaaatttccTATTTTAATACCTCTCAAGAGTCATTTAACTAGTCTATTAATTGACTATGCTCATGAAAAATGTCTGCATGGTGGAGTTAAAGACACCTTGTCTTATCTTCGTCGACAATATTGGATACCAAAGGTGATATCAACAATTAAGAAGTTCCTAAGACATTGTGTAATTTGTAAAAGAGTTGGAGGTAGTAGATTTGATTACCCTGGTCCTCCTCCACTTCCAGCTGTAAGAGTTCAGTTTATTCGACCATTTGCACATACCGGCATTGATTTTTCAGGTCCCATTACCATAACCGAAACTGATGATGGTAAAcctcataaatattatatagtaCTTTTTACATGTACAGCATCAAGACTTGTACATTTAGAGTTAGCATCTAACATGAGTGCATCAATGTTCATTAATATTGTTAGACGATTCTGTGCTATTTATTCCGCCCCTGTGTCTGTGATCTCTGACAATGGTAGTAATTTTTTGGTCAGCGCCAAGGTTTTTAGTGAATTATTGATAGAAAGAGATGTAAAGGAATATATGGCTGTTAATAGAATTCAGTGGAAGTTCATCGCACCTCGTGCTCCTTGA
- the LOC136844096 gene encoding uncharacterized protein, which translates to MAQLRVTRPHKARTLYLAVAKHIPGGYDILLGQDFMSPSKPRQFRDPNSTNNPPDPSPVPGTASVPVPRPQPDLPSGESHQSTPLPVPLGCTEQCQSPFIQTDETTTTSLPAPVPTSEPEHAPDPPSRDPTPNHLSSPGLVLPPVSVARETGSPDPSGVSPKGTDLQPRPELVTTAYESTTPAPTVSSLSPPAADTFLSHDSVPPCWADELRELR; encoded by the coding sequence ATGGCCCAACTGAGGGTCACCAGACCCCACAAAGCCAGGACGCTTTATCTTGctgtagcgaaacacattccaggaggctatgacatcctcctgggccaggactttaTGTCCCCCTCCAAACCACGGCAATTCCGGGAtccaaattccacaaataatCCTCCAGATCcaagtccagtgcccggcactgcctcagtgccagtgccaaggcccCAGCCTGATCTCCCCTCAGGAGAATCTCACcaatcaactcctctgccagtgccacttgggtgcactgagcagtgccaatctCCATTCATCCAGACAGATGAGACCACTACCACATCGCTACCAGCACCAGTGCCAACGTCTGAGCCAGAGCATGCCCCTGATCCCccttcaagggatccaactccaaaCCACCTCTCTTCACCCGGCCTGGTGCTGCCTCCAGTGTCGGTAGCAAGAGAGACGGGTTCTCCTGACCCCAGCGGAGTCTCACCCAAAGGCACGGATTTGCAACCAcggcctgagctggtcaccactgccTATGAGTCAACCACGCCCGCTCCGACCGtctcctctctctcgccgcccgccgcagataccTTCTTGAGTCATGATTCTGTCCCGCCTTGCTGGGCCGATGAACTCCGTGAGCTGCGCTGA